Proteins co-encoded in one Heptranchias perlo isolate sHepPer1 chromosome 9, sHepPer1.hap1, whole genome shotgun sequence genomic window:
- the LOC137325460 gene encoding dynein light chain Tctex-type protein 2B: MGSRGFGEAERLKKCRSFDGVRFPKIWSGQISKGWGSAGAGNEIQRQQTRVLAKREKEKRREKDRWLIQSQRSKPGTSGPRLNRPTDNIYEPRPAKTFSAQEARAAIRSVLESRLKDAKYEPQGSALAAVELAECVKKAVKALGYERYKIVCYLVLGETRASDLSCSSRAVWSPTVDTYAEFCFQNDSLFALCLVFAVYHE, from the coding sequence ATGGGAAGCCGCGGCTTCGGGGAGGCTGAAAGGTTGAAGAAATGCAGGAGTTTCGATGGAGTCCGGTTTCCCAAGATCTGGAGCGGTCAGATCTCCAAAGGATGGGGTTCGGCTGGTGCGGGCAACGAGATTCAACGACAGCAAACCAGAGTCctggcaaaaagggaaaaggagaagagGCGAGAGAAAGATCGCTGGTTGATACAGAGCCAGCGGTCGAAACCCGGCACCAGCGGCCCCAGGTTAAACAGACCGACTGATAACATCTATGAGCCCCGACCCGCCAAGACATTCTCGGCTCAAGAGGCTCGGGCTGCGATTCGCTCGGTTCTGGAGAGCAGGCTGAAAGATGCCAAATACGAGCCGCAGGGCTCGGCTCTGGCAGCGGTGGAGCTGGCCGAGTGTGTGAAGAAGGCGGTGAAAGCCCTGGGCTACGAGAGGTACAAGATTGTGTGCTACTTGGTGTTAGGGGAGACCAGAGCCTCCGATCTATCGTGTTCCAGCAGAGCCGTGTGGAGTCCAACCGTGGACACGTACGCAGAATTTTGCTTCCAAAACGATTCTCTCTTCGCTCTCTGCCTGGTATTTGCTGTGTATCATGaataa
- the lrrc39 gene encoding leucine-rich repeat-containing protein 39 isoform X2 has product MTNKKSPGSCAADDRGAGLPLSRDPPGPCGDPRALPRTMTGVAVCAGSVCTVKALWEGRIQRLKEDRENEKERSKRKSVRGIALVWQDRINLARLKEKVITEEGRIVLRIEKEEWKSLPNALQQMTYLQEWQIHRTGLETIPRFVEKFDSLLVLDLSRNSVKEIPKEIGQLTKLRELYVSYNRLREVPEELGGCENLEKLDLAVNRDLCDLPEQLSNLQRLYHLDLSINSFTTFPSAVLNMPALEWLDMGSNKLQELPDDVARMENLHTIWLQRNEIVHLPEAISKLKNLSTLVLTSNKLQKIPICMEEMINLRFVNLRDNPLQLQVTLPQCENAEEEENRELFGIEFMQAYIQELKNSGPA; this is encoded by the exons ATGACTAACAAGAAGAGTCCTGGGAGCTGCGCCGCCGACGACCGAGGCGCTGG CCTCCCTCTGTCCCGAGATCCGCCCGGTCCATGCGGTGACCCTCGGGCTCTGCCTCGAACCATGACGGGAGTGGCGGTCTGTGCCGGCTCGGTTTGCACGgtgaaagcgctttgggaaggaAGGATTCAAAGGCTAAAAGAagacagagagaatgaaaaaGAGCGGTCGAAAAGGAAGTCGGTGAGGGG GATAGCGTTGGTGTGGCAAGACCGAATAAATCTGGCCAGGCTTAAAGAGAAAGTGATTACTGAAGAGGGAAGAATTGTGCTGAGGATTGAAAAGGAGGAATGGAAG TCATTACCAAATGCATTACAACAAATGACTTATTTACAAGAGTGGCAGATCCACAGAACTGGCTTGGAAACTATTCCTCGATTTGTTGAGAAATTCGATAGTCTTCTTGTGCTGGATTTGTCACGAAATTCGGTCAAAGAGATTCCAAAGGAAATAG GACAATTGACCAAACTGCGAGAGCTCTACGTCAGTTACAACAGACTGCGGGAAGTGCCTGAGGAGCTCGGTGGCTGTGAAAACCTGGAGAAACTGGATCTAGCCGTAAACAGGGATCTCTGCGATTTACCTGAACAG CTGTCTAATCTGCAGAGGCTCTACCACCTCGACCTGTCCATAAACTCTTTCACCACCTTCCCCTCGGCTGTTCTGAACATGCCCGCACTGGAATGGTTAGATATGGGCAGCAACAAACTTCAGGAGCTGCCGGATGATGTTGCCAG AATGGAAAACCTGCACACCATTTGGTTACAGAGGAATGAAATTGTTCACCTGCCGGAAGCCATCAGTAAGCTGAAAAATCTCAGCACTCTAGTTCTAACCAGCAACAAGCTGCAGAAAATCCCAATTTGTATGGAAGAAATGATCAATTTGAG GTTTGTGAATCTGAGGGACAACCCTCTTCAGCTACAAGTAACTCTACCCCAGTGTGAAAACGCAGAGGAAGAGGAAAACCGTGAACTATTTGGGATAGAATTTATGCAAGCCTACATTCAGGAATTAAAAAATA
- the lrrc39 gene encoding leucine-rich repeat-containing protein 39 isoform X1, with the protein MTNKKSPGSCAADDRGAGLPLSRDPPGPCGDPRALPRTMTGVAVCAGSVCTVKALWEGRIQRLKEDRENEKERSKRKSVRGIALVWQDRINLARLKEKVITEEGRIVLRIEKEEWKSLPNALQQMTYLQEWQIHRTGLETIPRFVEKFDSLLVLDLSRNSVKEIPKEIGQLTKLRELYVSYNRLREVPEELGGCENLEKLDLAVNRDLCDLPEQLSNLQRLYHLDLSINSFTTFPSAVLNMPALEWLDMGSNKLQELPDDVARMENLHTIWLQRNEIVHLPEAISKLKNLSTLVLTSNKLQKIPICMEEMINLRFVNLRDNPLQLQVTLPQCENAEEEENRELFGIEFMQAYIQELKNSKTKTCTSVLSVTIEAEMSY; encoded by the exons ATGACTAACAAGAAGAGTCCTGGGAGCTGCGCCGCCGACGACCGAGGCGCTGG CCTCCCTCTGTCCCGAGATCCGCCCGGTCCATGCGGTGACCCTCGGGCTCTGCCTCGAACCATGACGGGAGTGGCGGTCTGTGCCGGCTCGGTTTGCACGgtgaaagcgctttgggaaggaAGGATTCAAAGGCTAAAAGAagacagagagaatgaaaaaGAGCGGTCGAAAAGGAAGTCGGTGAGGGG GATAGCGTTGGTGTGGCAAGACCGAATAAATCTGGCCAGGCTTAAAGAGAAAGTGATTACTGAAGAGGGAAGAATTGTGCTGAGGATTGAAAAGGAGGAATGGAAG TCATTACCAAATGCATTACAACAAATGACTTATTTACAAGAGTGGCAGATCCACAGAACTGGCTTGGAAACTATTCCTCGATTTGTTGAGAAATTCGATAGTCTTCTTGTGCTGGATTTGTCACGAAATTCGGTCAAAGAGATTCCAAAGGAAATAG GACAATTGACCAAACTGCGAGAGCTCTACGTCAGTTACAACAGACTGCGGGAAGTGCCTGAGGAGCTCGGTGGCTGTGAAAACCTGGAGAAACTGGATCTAGCCGTAAACAGGGATCTCTGCGATTTACCTGAACAG CTGTCTAATCTGCAGAGGCTCTACCACCTCGACCTGTCCATAAACTCTTTCACCACCTTCCCCTCGGCTGTTCTGAACATGCCCGCACTGGAATGGTTAGATATGGGCAGCAACAAACTTCAGGAGCTGCCGGATGATGTTGCCAG AATGGAAAACCTGCACACCATTTGGTTACAGAGGAATGAAATTGTTCACCTGCCGGAAGCCATCAGTAAGCTGAAAAATCTCAGCACTCTAGTTCTAACCAGCAACAAGCTGCAGAAAATCCCAATTTGTATGGAAGAAATGATCAATTTGAG GTTTGTGAATCTGAGGGACAACCCTCTTCAGCTACAAGTAACTCTACCCCAGTGTGAAAACGCAGAGGAAGAGGAAAACCGTGAACTATTTGGGATAGAATTTATGCAAGCCTACATTCAGGAATTAAAAAATA